In Drosophila nasuta strain 15112-1781.00 chromosome 2R, ASM2355853v1, whole genome shotgun sequence, a single genomic region encodes these proteins:
- the LOC132785494 gene encoding TIP41-like protein, translating into MAAECGVLRLPVDYESIRFNDWSISYEKSHILKSMCRLGSDKVCDKDDPNRCDLCNYQHSLELPHLPDMVFHKNKLVLQHKDGALMEFKPMDALALVANGKDASAIEVACAQEWRETRAEQNMEQKYKPFDWTFTTSYQGTLNEKFRSESTEQTLNKMKLMQRENILFFHDLTLYEDELHDHGISALSVRIRVMPSGFFVLLRHFLRIDDVLIRMHDTRFHYEIENDYILKEYTHREAPCSELQSSFSFWTNPDEMQNYLAVKTKELHKLYFK; encoded by the coding sequence ATGGCTGCAGAATGCGGTGTACTCCGTCTGCCGGTCGACTACGAGTCGATACGTTTCAATGACTGGTCTATCAGCTATGAGAAGTCGCACATATTGAAGAGCATGTGTCGCCTGGGAAGCGACAAGGTGTGCGACAAGGACGATCCCAATCGCTGTGATCTGTGCAACTATCAGCACTCACTGGAACTGCCTCATCTGCCGGACATGGTGTTCCACAAGAACAAGTTGGTGCTGCAGCACAAGGATGGAGCTCTCATGGAATTTAAACCCATGGATGCATTGGCTTTGGTTGCAAATGGCAAAGATGCCTCGGCCATTGAGGTGGCCTGTGCCCAGGAATGGCGCGAAACGCGTGCAGAGCAGAACATGGAACAGAAATACAAGCCCTTTGATTGGACATTCACAACCAGCTATCAGGGCACTTTAAACGAGAAGTTTCGCAGTGAATCCACCGAGCAAACGCTCAACAAGATGAAGCTAATGCAGCGTGAGAATATACTCTTCTTTCACGATTTAACGCTGTACGAGGATGAGTTGCACGATCACGGCATCTCTGCGTTGAGTGTGCGCATTCGCGTGATGCCCTCGGGATTTTTTGTCCTGCTACGTCACTTTCTGCGCATTGATGATGTTTTAATCCGGATGCATGATACGCGTTTCCATTACGAGATCGAGAACGATTACATACTCAAAGAGTATACGCATCGTGAGGCGCCCTGTTCCGAGCTGCAGAGCTCGTTCAGCTTCTGGACCAATCCAGATGAGATGCAAAACTATCTGGCCGTGAAGACCAAGGAGCTGCACAAATTATACTTTAAGTAA